The following are encoded in a window of Desulfocurvus vexinensis DSM 17965 genomic DNA:
- the mqnE gene encoding aminofutalosine synthase MqnE, whose amino-acid sequence MQQIIEAVRGGARLDAAQALELALGCDVHTLGELGGAARAARHGRRAYYVYNQHLNYTNVCANACRFCAFSKRAGDAGAYTHTPEQAAALVAARAGEPIREVHIVGGLNPDLPYEYYLDLVARVKAARPGLRVKAFTAVEVAYLAERYGRTRARVLEELRAAGLDALPGGGAEVFSPALRQRLCPEKLPGKDWLEIHELAHGMGLRTNCTLLFGHVETWADRVEHLAALRDLQDRTGGFLCFIPLQYQPGNNELGAPGTDGLDYLKMIALSRLFLDNVAHIKAYWAFSGIKPAQLALAAGADDFDGTLVEEKVGHAAGATSPKGLTVAGLREAIEQAGFTPVERDTFFEAV is encoded by the coding sequence ATGCAGCAGATTATCGAGGCGGTGCGCGGTGGGGCGCGCCTGGACGCGGCCCAGGCCCTGGAGCTGGCCCTGGGGTGCGACGTGCACACCCTGGGCGAGCTGGGCGGCGCGGCGCGCGCGGCGCGCCACGGGCGCAGGGCCTATTACGTCTACAACCAGCATCTGAACTACACCAACGTCTGCGCCAACGCCTGCCGGTTCTGCGCGTTTTCCAAGCGCGCGGGTGATGCGGGGGCCTACACGCACACCCCGGAGCAGGCGGCGGCGCTGGTGGCGGCGCGCGCGGGCGAGCCCATCCGCGAGGTGCATATCGTGGGCGGGCTGAACCCCGACCTGCCGTACGAGTATTATCTGGATCTGGTGGCGCGGGTGAAGGCCGCGCGCCCGGGGTTGCGGGTCAAGGCCTTCACGGCGGTGGAGGTGGCCTATCTGGCCGAGCGCTACGGGCGCACGCGGGCCCGGGTGCTGGAGGAGCTGCGCGCGGCGGGGCTGGACGCCCTGCCCGGCGGCGGGGCGGAGGTCTTTTCCCCGGCCCTGCGCCAGCGGCTGTGCCCCGAGAAGCTGCCCGGCAAGGACTGGCTGGAAATCCACGAGCTGGCCCACGGCATGGGCCTGCGCACCAACTGCACCCTGCTGTTCGGCCATGTGGAAACCTGGGCCGACCGCGTGGAGCACCTGGCGGCCTTGCGCGATCTCCAGGACCGCACGGGCGGTTTTTTGTGTTTCATCCCGCTGCAATACCAGCCGGGCAACAACGAGTTGGGCGCCCCGGGCACCGACGGGCTGGACTACCTGAAGATGATCGCCCTGTCGCGGCTTTTCCTGGACAACGTGGCGCACATCAAGGCGTACTGGGCCTTTTCGGGCATCAAGCCCGCGCAGCTGGCCCTGGCCGCCGGGGCCGACGACTTCGACGGCACGCTCGTCGAGGAGAAGGTCGGCCACGCGGCGGGCGCCACCAGCCCCAAGGGCCTGACCGTGGCCGGGCTGCGCGAGGCCATCGAGCAGGCGGGCTTCACGCCCGTGGAGCGCGACACGTTCTTCGAGGCCGTGTAG